tcaaatatgacacaaatcaaaagtcatatgttgaagttgattttcaaaaaataaaaaaaattgtttgttcaACAGGACTAATAACGACTCTATTttcaaagaatcagaattttctctcatatatttcaatttcatggttcaggctttaaaGGGTTAAAAGCGAAAAGTACAGCagatttaattatttctttattcCAATTTGCTTAACTTGTCAGATGTCTGAAATGAGACTTCATATTTCGCTAAATGTTTCTGTAAATATGTGCATTTCTAAAAAACACTTAAGAATTTGTCTCCGGAAGTAAAGTGGTGTAATATTCTGGTAGTTGTCACGGGAAGCTAACGTGAAGCTAGCATCatgtaacaataataaataatgtctgcagtatttaaatatttcaatgtGGAAAACGGAAACAGTGCACCGGTGACTTGCAATGTCTGCAAATTGAGCATTTCGTGTGGCAGAAATTATAAAACCTTGTTAaagacaggggagggggaggggaagTTTTTTGctcatgtgacttggactcggGTAAATGTGATCAAGACATCCCTATTCAAAACTGTTTCAAAATATTATAAACAGCTCTCTGCATAATGAGGTATGTCAAAAGCGATGCAAACTGCAGTAATCTGACAGGgtcaattaaaattgattatctGATGTCAATACTTTTTGTAAAGGTAGACTCCTTGTTACAGCCCAAACCTAGATAGTGCTGGTTGACGTAATGTTGTGGTGTATagttaaacattaaacaaaatgaCCATTTTAGGGACCACCAAGGTGTTGAGAGAACAATTGAATACAGAGAGCATGGGGAGAAAAATGAACTGATGAAAAGAATTAAGAGTCTTGACCTTTGAACCAGGAGGAGGGGCCAATCCCAGGAAGGCATATACAGAGTTATCTTCCTTGGCATCAAAGAATGTCTCATAGTCCtgaataaaaacatcaaattattTATCAACAATTTATCTCATAAATGTACAACGTGAGTATGAATGAATGACATAATTATCACATTGTTGTTGCTATTTTACACTGACCCCACAGTAGCTCTCTTCATTGAAGATCTGAGGGGGCAGTGGGATGCCGTTGGAGGGTTTCTTCTCCTCTGGTACATTCTGTCTCATCCACTTGCGGTTCTCCTCATTGCAGGCGATGTCCAGCTGAGTGTAGTCCACCTTCAATGCTTCCAAGAAGCCCACCACATCTTGTTGCTTCTTCTTGATCTGGAATTACAGGGAACAACTTTGTTTTCTAGGACAAGAGGTCCAGCGCgatattaaaacaaagaaaataatgtaGTGATAAAGTTTTAGAGTGGTAACTAGAagtaagtcaagtcaagtcaagtttatttatacagccctgaatcacaaaagagtcttaAAGGGCTTTACATGCCCagagttgacaaatattaacgacaAGTAAGGTACAGGTACAGGcgtcaccaacttttttttttgggggggaaaattgGGAGCTATTAGTACTGATTAATGCACatacataaccctaaaataacaaatgtaCTTTAGAATAATTAATGGTAATCAAACATCTATGTTTTAAGAGCAGTGATTCCCCACTAATGTGCATGGCGCATTAGTGTGACATGAGCCCAACACGTGTACTACAAGAAATTAttcaatgtcactttttttcatttttaatttctagcAAAGTCTTATTCTTTcactttaaataatatttttttattatttatagtaTTTTGGTTAATGTATCGATGTATCATAAAATGCACTTGATGGCAAACGATAGGCCTACATATTGTAATGTATCCAGTTGTATTTATGTTGGGTGGGTTACctgagatgtgtttttttttttttctctaatgtGTCTTGGCTCGATAAAAGTTGGGAAATGCTGGTTGGGAAGCCCCACCGCAGGCTCTCCCCACTCATGCAAATAGGCCTGTGCACGAGAAGGGATCGGGCAACACAGCAGCGCTTTCCAACAGTGGGGGGGTTTCAGCCGCTTCACCCCACAAACTGAAATTATTGCCAAAAGTGACCCATTCACCACTGTGGACATTCGGTCCGGCACGGTTCGTAATGAGAACTTGCCTTGCGGGCCTTTGGTCTAGTCAGTGGGCTTCGCTTGCAAATGTGTTACCAAACATAGATCCATGCCAAATCGTTGAAAGGCGACTGGCGTTGCATTGCGTTTGGGAGAATACAAGCAAAGAAACATCGCTGCAATgagaataaaacaataataaaaggtCCAAACTTACCGCCGTGGATCCCGATGAGGTGGCGAGAAACACTTTGATAACCATGATGTTGCTATTTTCTTATTAGAGTAAGCAACAAGTATGTTCTTAAGGGAGAAGGTAGCCCTCCCTCCTCTATTATTAGAAGTAGCAGCgccacatgcacgcacgcacacaatcgcgcgcgcgcgcgcgcaccgCTGAGGCTATTTTTTGCCACCGGGCTCCATCAGTGCACGATTGGTGACTTGTCCCCTGGAGGAGCAGCACTGATTggcaaattcagctgtcagtCGGCCGCAGGACAGTGAAGTTAGCCTCCAGCTCCTTGCTGAACATACATGGACAGAAATAGCAACGACGAATAGGAAGTccctgtttttgtttctttgctttttcttgCCCGTGTAAGTCAACTcgaattttctttctttgctttttcTGCCCGTGCAAGTCACTCGAATACAAAATGGTAAAATGGTGGCCTTTTACGTGTAGCCTGAAGTGCTTTTCTATCTGTTGTGGCCCTCATAACGCTTCacactgatgacgcagcatcagcagcaactgggggttcagtatcttccTCAAGGTCACAATTAGGGATGGGGATCAAACCCTCAACCGCTGGGTTGGGACATATCACTCTACTACTGAGCCAAGAcagatttattgattttttcaaCACATCCTCATAACAACCCTGTTTGGTGAGCCGTCAAGCCAAGCAAATAACTTAACCATTAGCATCAGCAATGactaaattttaatatttgttctatgaaattgtattcatttattccaATCCCAGCAGTCTATTCTCTTCTACCAGGCCCGAGCAGTGGCGGACTGCACAGCTGACAGAATAAAAAATTTATTGCacttttggtttgtttattATCCAACGCTAAACAAATATGCCatatatatctaaaaaaaaatttaaaaaaaaccccactcTGAAAGTGAATTCtaattaactgaattttaaaaaaaaaaagtcaaaatgaaacaaTAACTAATGAAATATCCAAAGCTATATTTCATTGAAATTCTTTACTGCTTAATTTGGTCGTGCATGACCATCAACTCTCCTGCCAGTGCTATTTTTCCATGAacagctctgattggtcaatcacCGGATGGAGTCCCGCACTGGGCGTGGTTCCTGCCTCACTTCACCCAGTTCTATGTCTTTTCACCAAGTTTAATTTTGGTTTGCCACCGAAGATAGGCTGCTATAAGGCATTACCAGCCGAACCTTAACCACAACTCTCAGAGCCTATAGGCTGATGTTAAAAAATTgtagtaaattattttttaaaacaacataccAAGCAGGATTCAAACCCATTTTCACACTCACCGGCACAGAATTCTTACTTAGTTCTCGCACGACAAAATAGCACTAGGTGGTGAATTGCcggtcatttttgtttttcctgagaAGTGCaatggaaactggaagcagcaGCAGTCAGATAAAGCAAGTTCATGCCAAAATGTTATTCATATCATTGTGTGTGTAAGTGCAGTTACTTCTGCCACATCAGCAgctttattaaagaaaaatagcagtCCTTGAATTTAAATTCTTTCATTCCTTTACTGTAATTTACTACATACACATATACCAGAATACACACATGCATTTACAAAGGGAGTGATTAGACAGTGAAGGGGCTGCGTAAACAGTCAAACCCTAAACAGTTGGAGGTTGGTTCCTTGCTCAAGGCTCCTGGGCAGTGCCAAGCACATCGTGTTTCCATTGATCCATAGCAAGTCTTCTGCTCTTccgtatttttttctcctttaatTTTAAACCTACATCTTTAAATCCCCAACCCAACAAGTCAAGTCCTTGGTTATACTATGTCCTACAAAGGAGTTGGCAAAAGTTTGCCATGGTATTTTAGCTATCAGTTCCCCATTCACAACCAAGAGTCAAACTTAAAAGTGCTCTTGGACAGAGAAAGAAACTTATCGACACAAGAAAGCTGAGGTAGATGAGGTCAATGGTCAAATTAGACTAGCACTAAttttaaccactttttttttttttacatgccaaATGAGTcctatatgtttttaatgtagGACTCAAAATGGCTGAGGTAGCAAAGTAAAAAGGGAAGATTGTCACGATGATACAatccatgtcaaaataatttttaaataagctTAAAACATTCAAGGATCATTTTCTTATATCCAAGCTTTACTGTGCTAACAGATGAAGACTGAGGTAGCAGGTGTTATCATTAGTACATTTTTCAGCGCCCTACCAAGATTCAActgattttcttatttttaatagtaatcAATGCTCCATTGATAGAGACGATACATGAACACCTTCTCAGGTTCATTAAATGATACCTTGAATACTTGACTTTTTTCGTTGTCCGTGGTGAGGCGATAACAACATCACAGAATGTCCAATAGTGTTTGTCAAGCTAAATCTTAGCTTTTATTAACCCCTCCAGAGAGTGATTGTGTGTAGGCGTATTCGCATCTAATTTGAAATTGGGTGTGTGCATTTATCATGCTTAGGTTCAGTTTTGATCCCAAGTGAGTAAAAAAGAATAAATCCTGATCCTTAAGAATGAACTGCTGTTAAAACCAGCTGGTACAAATTGGTAGCAGGGCAAATACTCAACGGAGTTGAGTAAAAATAGAGCTCAGGTTTGTGAGTCAGCACGGTTTGACGCCAAATCTGAGCCTGGAGGTGGCACTAAAGGGGTCACTTGAGACCGGGGTGTATGGGTCAATTGAGACCGGGGTGTATGGGTCACTTGAGACCGGGGTGTATGGGTCACACGCGGGGAGCCACTGTCTACGGATTCCGATTTCCAAGCTGGTGATTTTG
The genomic region above belongs to Vanacampus margaritifer isolate UIUO_Vmar chromosome 5, RoL_Vmar_1.0, whole genome shotgun sequence and contains:
- the sh3bgr gene encoding SH3 domain-binding glutamic acid-rich protein isoform X6 gives rise to the protein MVIKVFLATSSGSTAIKKKQQDVVGFLEALKVDYTQLDIACNEENRKWMRQNVPEEKKPSNGIPLPPQIFNEESYCGDYETFFDAKEDNSVYAFLGLAPPPGSKEALQADKEHIVENGTHTEETNEEETQDDSIGHAEEDEEQGEYLEETQEEEAE
- the sh3bgr gene encoding SH3 domain-binding glutamic acid-rich protein isoform X10; its protein translation is MVIKVFLATSSGSTAIKKKQQDVVGFLEALKVDYTQLDIACNEENRKWMRQNVPEEKKPSNGIPLPPQIFNEESYCGDYETFFDAKEDNSVYAFLGLAPPPGSKGHAEEDEEQGEYLEETQEEEAE
- the sh3bgr gene encoding SH3 domain-binding glutamic acid-rich protein isoform X8, translating into MVIKVFLATSSGSTAIKKKQQDVVGFLEALKVDYTQLDIACNEENRKWMRQNVPEEKKPSNGIPLPPQIFNEESYCGDYETFFDAKEDNSVYAFLGLAPPPGSKGHAEEDEEQEEEELQQLEEEEEADIDEEGEYLEETQEEEAE
- the sh3bgr gene encoding SH3 domain-binding glutamic acid-rich protein isoform X9, translated to MVIKVFLATSSGSTAIKKKQQDVVGFLEALKVDYTQLDIACNEENRKWMRQNVPEEKKPSNGIPLPPQIFNEESYCGDYETFFDAKEDNSVYAFLGLAPPPGSKGHAEEDEEQEEEDLRSEGEYLEETQEEEAE
- the sh3bgr gene encoding SH3 domain-binding glutamic acid-rich protein isoform X7 — its product is MVIKVFLATSSGSTAIKKKQQDVVGFLEALKVDYTQLDIACNEENRKWMRQNVPEEKKPSNGIPLPPQIFNEESYCGDYETFFDAKEDNSVYAFLGLAPPPGSKGHAEEDEEQEEEDLRSEEEEELQQLEEEEEADIDEEGEYLEETQEEEAE
- the sh3bgr gene encoding SH3 domain-binding glutamic acid-rich protein isoform X4; its protein translation is MVIKVFLATSSGSTAIKKKQQDVVGFLEALKVDYTQLDIACNEENRKWMRQNVPEEKKPSNGIPLPPQIFNEESYCGDYETFFDAKEDNSVYAFLGLAPPPGSKEVPEADRNGDPHGETEEGEGLEEEAGAELMENEVTEGGEDEEPEDTGHAEEDEEQEEEDLRSEEEEELQQLEEEEEADIDEEGEYLEETQEEEAE
- the sh3bgr gene encoding SH3 domain-binding glutamic acid-rich protein isoform X5 — protein: MVIKVFLATSSGSTAIKKKQQDVVGFLEALKVDYTQLDIACNEENRKWMRQNVPEEKKPSNGIPLPPQIFNEESYCGDYETFFDAKEDNSVYAFLGLAPPPGSKEALQADKEHIVENGTHTEETNEEETQDDSIGHAEEDEEQEEEDLRSEEEEELQQLEEEEEADIDEEGEYLEETQEEEAE
- the sh3bgr gene encoding SH3 domain-binding glutamic acid-rich protein isoform X3, which encodes MVIKVFLATSSGSTAIKKKQQDVVGFLEALKVDYTQLDIACNEENRKWMRQNVPEEKKPSNGIPLPPQIFNEESYCGDYETFFDAKEDNSVYAFLGLAPPPGSKEALQADKEHIVENGTHTEETNEEETQDDSIEVPEADRNGDPHGETEEGEGLEEEAGAELMENEVTEGGEDEEPEDTGHAEEDEEQGEYLEETQEEEAE